One genomic segment of Bremerella sp. JC817 includes these proteins:
- a CDS encoding CBS domain-containing protein has translation MSIPTSTTVPTAPALTARQIMATKLVTLSPDEDALAAVRKLLQYRISGAPVVDSEGNFLGIFSEKTSMRFLLDAAYSQLPSNRVSAFMNTDIARLITADTDWLTCAQIFLSTPYRRLPVLEGTKLIGQVSRRDLLNAAIQMIDKPDRRNGKFVMYFSALVELNDNPVE, from the coding sequence ATGTCGATACCGACTTCGACGACCGTGCCAACGGCTCCAGCACTCACGGCACGTCAGATTATGGCTACCAAGCTCGTCACGCTGAGCCCGGACGAAGATGCTTTGGCTGCCGTACGTAAGCTGCTTCAGTACCGGATCTCTGGTGCTCCTGTGGTCGACAGCGAAGGGAATTTCCTGGGGATCTTTTCGGAAAAGACTTCCATGCGATTCCTGCTCGACGCCGCCTACTCGCAGCTTCCTTCCAATCGCGTCAGCGCGTTTATGAATACCGACATCGCTCGGTTGATCACCGCCGATACCGATTGGCTCACGTGTGCTCAGATCTTCTTGTCGACCCCTTACCGGCGGTTGCCGGTGCTAGAAGGGACCAAATTGATCGGCCAGGTAAGCCGCCGGGATCTGCTGAACGCCGCCATTCAAATGATTGATAAGCCTGATCGACGGAATGGCAAATTTGTGATGTATTTCAGCGCCCTCGTTGAATTAAACGACAATCCGGTCGAATAA